In the Colwellia sp. 20A7 genome, one interval contains:
- a CDS encoding flagellar motor protein, protein MDRLSIAGLLVAIFAIYLGFVLEGGSIGALFELPALIIVVGGTLGAVMLQSSSRQFYHAFALLKWVFTPPRYDIEEGIEKIVLWASKSREAGYLALENIALDEEDTYTRKGLNLLVDGADIENISASLELDLEIYREHNLRSANVFESMGGYSPTIGILGAVLGLIHAMTNLTEPEMLGQGIATAFIATIYGVGFANLIYLPVANKIKEIVHQQTMYREMIFEGLIAIAQGENPHAIENKLSAFRLEQ, encoded by the coding sequence ATGGATAGGCTCAGTATAGCTGGACTTTTGGTTGCTATATTTGCTATTTATTTAGGTTTCGTTCTTGAGGGTGGCTCTATTGGAGCATTATTTGAATTACCCGCATTGATTATTGTTGTTGGTGGTACTTTAGGTGCTGTAATGTTGCAATCTTCAAGTCGTCAATTTTATCATGCATTCGCTCTATTAAAGTGGGTATTCACACCACCTCGTTATGATATTGAAGAAGGAATTGAAAAAATTGTTCTTTGGGCGAGTAAATCGAGGGAAGCTGGATATTTAGCCCTTGAGAACATTGCACTAGATGAAGAAGACACTTACACCCGAAAAGGATTAAATTTATTGGTTGATGGTGCTGATATTGAAAATATTAGTGCTTCCCTTGAGCTAGATCTAGAGATATATCGAGAACATAACTTACGATCAGCAAATGTCTTTGAATCGATGGGCGGATATAGCCCAACAATTGGCATTTTAGGAGCTGTATTAGGTTTAATCCACGCAATGACCAACTTAACAGAACCCGAAATGTTGGGTCAAGGTATTGCCACTGCCTTTATTGCTACTATTTATGGTGTTGGTTTTGCCAATTTAATTTACTTGCCGGTCGCAAATAAAATAAAAGAAATAGTTCATCAACAAACTATGTATAGAGAAATGATTTTTGAAGGGTTAATCGCTATTGCTCAAGGAGAAAATCCCCACGCGATTGAAAATAAACTTTCGGCGTTTAGGTTAGAGCAGTGA
- a CDS encoding RNA polymerase sigma factor FliA, producing MAKTKAYNNLIDKTVLLEQHTVLVKRIAYHLLARLPASVIVDDLIQSGMIGLFEAANNFDNTKGASFETFAGIRIRGAMLDEIRRGDWTPRSVHKNSRMVSEAIKQLEATLGRDVTDIEVAEKLDISLNEYHHILSEVSTGKIVGIEDLGVSEDALKFDDACHGDDPYQSIEHKAFKDGLSKCISSLPEREALVLSLYYDEELNLREIGAVLDVSESRVSQIHSQAMHRLKARMQSWQN from the coding sequence GTGGCAAAAACTAAAGCCTATAACAACTTAATTGATAAAACTGTGCTGCTTGAACAGCATACTGTGTTGGTTAAGCGAATTGCTTATCATTTACTTGCTCGATTACCGGCAAGTGTTATTGTGGATGACTTAATTCAATCGGGAATGATTGGTTTATTTGAAGCCGCAAATAATTTTGATAACACTAAAGGTGCTAGTTTTGAAACGTTCGCAGGTATCCGAATTAGGGGTGCTATGCTAGATGAAATACGCCGTGGTGACTGGACACCTAGGTCTGTACATAAAAATAGTCGTATGGTTAGTGAAGCAATTAAGCAATTAGAAGCAACATTAGGTAGAGACGTTACTGATATAGAAGTTGCTGAAAAACTTGATATTTCGTTAAATGAGTATCATCATATACTTAGTGAAGTCAGTACGGGTAAAATAGTAGGGATTGAAGACTTAGGAGTGAGCGAAGATGCGCTTAAGTTTGACGACGCTTGTCACGGTGATGACCCATATCAAAGTATCGAGCACAAGGCTTTTAAAGATGGACTAAGCAAATGTATTAGTTCTTTACCTGAACGGGAAGCTCTAGTACTGTCTCTGTACTATGATGAAGAATTGAATTTACGTGAAATTGGTGCCGTGCTTGATGTTAGTGAGTCACGTGTAAGTCAAATTCATAGCCAAGCGATGCATCGATTAAAAGCACGTATGCAATCTTGGCAAAATTAA
- a CDS encoding protein phosphatase CheZ produces MSMAMVGRVSLEQAKSLVELLEKGQQEKADELVATIQNPINSELFAEIGKLTRQLHDSLTNFQLDSRLNDLATAEIPDAKERLNYVITRTEEAANKTMDAVESIFPVIEDISSQVGAVKPAWAKLMNNEIDLKEFKSLCVDIDRLLITTGRETAHIHGLMTDVLMAQDFQDLTGQVIRKVIDLVREVEESLINMLTAFGISSENSQTNSSPKVGENLVEGPIVNKEDRNDIVEDQDDVDDLLSSLGF; encoded by the coding sequence ATGAGTATGGCAATGGTGGGGCGTGTTTCTTTGGAGCAGGCTAAATCTTTGGTTGAGCTTTTAGAAAAAGGGCAGCAAGAAAAGGCTGATGAACTTGTTGCAACAATTCAAAACCCTATAAACTCTGAACTATTTGCAGAAATAGGTAAGTTAACTCGTCAATTACATGACTCTTTAACAAACTTTCAGCTAGATTCTCGATTGAATGACTTAGCAACAGCAGAAATTCCAGATGCTAAAGAGCGTTTGAATTATGTTATTACACGTACAGAAGAAGCCGCAAACAAAACTATGGATGCGGTAGAATCTATTTTTCCGGTAATTGAGGATATATCTAGTCAAGTTGGTGCTGTTAAACCAGCATGGGCTAAACTGATGAATAATGAGATAGATTTAAAAGAATTCAAAAGTTTATGCGTTGATATTGATCGCTTGTTAATTACTACAGGAAGAGAAACAGCACATATTCATGGTTTAATGACTGATGTGTTAATGGCCCAAGATTTTCAAGATTTAACTGGGCAGGTTATTCGTAAAGTTATTGATTTAGTACGTGAAGTTGAAGAAAGTTTAATTAACATGTTGACTGCATTTGGAATTTCCTCAGAAAATTCTCAAACAAATTCAAGCCCGAAAGTAGGTGAAAACTTAGTTGAAGGACCAATAGTCAATAAAGAAGATAGAAATGATATTGTTGAAGATCAAGATGATGTTGATGATCTTTTATCAAGTTTAGGTTTTTAA
- the cheY gene encoding chemotaxis response regulator CheY yields the protein MDKNMKVLVVDDFSTMRRIVKNLLRDLGFTNIQEADDGSTALPMLQNGDFDFVVTDWNMPGMQGIDLLKAIRADSRLAHIPVLLITAEAKKEQIVMAAQAGVNGYIVKPFTAATLKAKLNKIFERLG from the coding sequence TTGGATAAAAATATGAAAGTACTAGTTGTTGATGATTTTTCAACAATGAGACGTATAGTAAAAAATTTGTTACGCGATTTAGGCTTTACAAACATTCAAGAAGCGGATGATGGCAGTACAGCCTTACCTATGCTTCAAAATGGTGATTTTGACTTTGTTGTGACCGATTGGAATATGCCAGGAATGCAAGGTATTGATTTGTTAAAGGCTATACGTGCTGATTCACGTTTAGCTCACATCCCTGTACTATTAATTACAGCTGAAGCTAAAAAAGAACAAATCGTTATGGCGGCTCAAGCTGGCGTTAACGGCTATATTGTTAAACCTTTTACAGCAGCAACACTAAAAGCTAAATTAAATAAAATTTTTGAACGTCTAGGTTAA
- a CDS encoding chemotaxis protein CheW — MSKPLAASTKVMKNYLSELLTDKAPMEDNPRHDLLEKNDSKSTESKRLEDLLKNVNAELNIKETSITTTKSINKEIENKEILTNERIFEQEQNTLATQKSSDSLISKKAKAYRKGDFQALFFNVGGLTIAVPLVELGGIHQIEKTTALMGKPEWYKGVMLHRDEKINVVDTALWVMPEKCDEEMKNSLSYQYVIMLENSAWGLTAENLVDTVILKQDEVKWLDSPSKRPWLAGLVKDKMCALLDVNSLIQLLNDGSGIHQDD, encoded by the coding sequence ATGTCAAAACCATTAGCAGCTAGTACAAAAGTTATGAAGAATTATCTGTCAGAATTACTCACAGATAAAGCGCCTATGGAAGATAATCCTAGGCATGATTTACTAGAAAAAAATGATAGTAAATCGACTGAAAGCAAACGATTAGAAGATCTGCTAAAAAATGTTAATGCTGAATTGAATATTAAAGAAACCAGTATTACGACAACAAAGAGCATAAATAAAGAAATAGAGAACAAAGAGATATTAACGAATGAACGAATTTTTGAGCAAGAACAAAATACTTTAGCTACCCAAAAAAGTTCAGATAGCTTAATTTCTAAAAAGGCAAAAGCCTATCGTAAAGGTGATTTTCAAGCTTTGTTTTTTAATGTCGGTGGTTTAACTATTGCTGTGCCTTTAGTTGAGTTAGGTGGTATTCATCAGATAGAAAAAACGACCGCATTAATGGGGAAGCCGGAATGGTATAAGGGCGTAATGCTCCATCGAGATGAAAAAATTAATGTCGTTGATACCGCGTTATGGGTAATGCCTGAAAAATGCGATGAAGAAATGAAAAACTCTTTGAGTTATCAGTATGTGATTATGCTAGAAAATAGTGCTTGGGGTTTAACTGCAGAAAACTTAGTTGATACCGTTATTTTAAAGCAAGATGAAGTGAAGTGGTTAGATTCACCAAGCAAGCGTCCTTGGTTAGCTGGCTTAGTAAAAGATAAAATGTGTGCCTTACTTGATGTAAATTCATTAATTCAATTACTTAATGATGGTAGCGGAATTCATCAAGATGATTAA
- a CDS encoding chemotaxis protein CheW, translating into MSDEKRSLSGKIGGNDEVLQWVTFKLENETYGINVMQVQEILRYTEVAPVPGAPDYVLGIINLRGNVVTVIDTRSRFGLEPCDVTDNTRVVVIELEQQVIGILVDSASEVVYLKASEIDVAPNVGNEESAQFIQGVSNRDGELLILVDLDKLLSDDEWDELKQF; encoded by the coding sequence ATGTCTGACGAAAAGCGTAGTTTAAGCGGTAAAATAGGTGGAAACGATGAAGTACTTCAATGGGTAACGTTTAAATTAGAGAATGAAACTTACGGTATAAACGTAATGCAAGTACAAGAAATATTACGTTATACGGAAGTTGCACCTGTACCTGGAGCACCAGATTATGTACTTGGTATTATTAATTTACGTGGTAATGTTGTCACTGTTATCGATACTCGCTCTCGTTTTGGTCTAGAGCCTTGCGATGTTACTGATAATACTCGTGTTGTTGTTATCGAATTAGAGCAACAAGTGATTGGCATATTGGTTGATAGTGCCTCAGAGGTTGTTTATCTAAAAGCTTCTGAAATTGACGTTGCACCAAATGTTGGTAATGAAGAGAGTGCTCAGTTTATTCAAGGCGTATCTAATCGTGATGGTGAACTACTTATTTTAGTCGATTTAGATAAACTATTATCAGATGATGAATGGGATGAGCTAAAACAGTTTTAA
- a CDS encoding chemotaxis protein CheA yields the protein MSFEADEEILQDFLVEAGEILEQLSEQLVELENDVDNADLLNAIFRGFHTVKGGAGFLALNDLVDVCHGAENIFDLLRTGKRTVNADLMDTILSALDTINDMFTLVKNREPLVPAEADLLAELHRLSQPEGTVVEASVPQAVESATSDSADDMSEDEFERLLDELHGSGSPSSSPTPAIETPAIAESSNEISDDEFESLLDELHGQGAFSSEVKDTSSSIVNNSSDEINDDEFESLLDELHGKGNAPKASDVASIAPAESPIAKVTPSASNTASSKPVVREEVKPSPSKPLVAKKVAQASAPQGETTVRVDTKRLDKIMNMVGELVLVRNRLTSLGLISDDENLTKAVSNLDAVTTDLQGAVMKTRMQPIKKVFGRFPRVVRDLARSLNKDIQLVLEGEETDLDKNLVEALADPLVHLVRNSVDHGIEMPDVRQEQGKPRQGTVTLSASQEGDHILLTIKDDGAGMNAEKLKEIAIKRGVLDVDAAARMSDKEAFSLIFAPGFSTKTEISEVSGRGVGMDVVKTKITQLNGAVDIDSEMGVGTILEIKVPLTLAILPTLMVVVGAQTFALPLAAVNEIFHLDLTKTNNVDGQLTVIVREKAIPLFYLDQWLVRNYENKSREQGHVVIVQLGNQQVAFVVDRLIGQEEVVIKPLDRLLHGTPGMAGATITSDGGIALIIDIPNMLKFYAKKSPVNRKLHS from the coding sequence ATGTCATTTGAAGCAGATGAAGAAATTTTACAAGACTTTTTAGTCGAAGCAGGTGAAATACTCGAGCAGCTTTCGGAGCAACTCGTTGAACTTGAAAATGATGTTGATAATGCTGATTTACTTAATGCAATTTTTCGAGGTTTTCATACAGTAAAAGGTGGCGCCGGTTTTCTGGCTTTAAATGACCTTGTTGATGTATGTCATGGCGCAGAAAATATATTTGATTTACTTCGTACTGGTAAGCGCACAGTCAATGCCGATTTAATGGACACTATTTTATCAGCGCTTGATACTATCAATGATATGTTTACGTTGGTGAAAAATAGAGAGCCACTTGTTCCTGCTGAAGCAGACTTATTAGCAGAGTTGCACCGTTTAAGTCAGCCTGAAGGAACTGTAGTTGAAGCTTCTGTTCCTCAAGCTGTAGAAAGTGCAACATCTGACTCGGCTGATGATATGAGTGAAGATGAGTTTGAGCGCTTACTTGATGAGTTACATGGTAGCGGTAGTCCTTCATCATCACCAACTCCTGCTATAGAGACGCCAGCTATTGCTGAATCTTCTAATGAAATTTCTGATGATGAGTTTGAATCATTATTAGATGAACTTCACGGACAAGGTGCATTTTCGTCTGAAGTAAAAGATACCTCTTCTTCTATTGTGAATAACTCATCTGATGAAATAAACGATGATGAATTTGAAAGCTTACTTGATGAGTTGCATGGTAAAGGCAATGCGCCTAAAGCTAGTGATGTAGCATCAATAGCACCAGCTGAATCACCTATAGCTAAAGTTACTCCTTCAGCATCTAATACCGCTAGTTCAAAGCCTGTGGTTAGAGAAGAAGTTAAACCATCACCGAGTAAACCACTAGTAGCTAAGAAAGTAGCTCAGGCATCAGCACCCCAAGGCGAAACAACCGTTCGTGTTGATACCAAACGACTTGATAAAATCATGAATATGGTTGGTGAATTAGTTTTAGTTAGAAATCGCCTAACAAGTTTAGGGTTAATTTCTGATGATGAAAACTTAACTAAAGCAGTCTCGAATTTAGATGCCGTCACTACTGATTTGCAAGGTGCGGTAATGAAAACCCGTATGCAGCCAATCAAAAAAGTATTTGGGCGATTTCCTCGGGTAGTACGTGATTTAGCGCGTAGTCTTAATAAAGATATCCAGTTGGTGTTAGAAGGAGAAGAAACTGATTTAGACAAAAATTTAGTTGAAGCTTTGGCTGACCCTTTAGTGCATTTAGTTCGTAATTCGGTTGATCATGGTATTGAAATGCCGGATGTACGCCAAGAACAAGGTAAACCGCGTCAGGGTACTGTCACTTTATCGGCTTCGCAAGAAGGTGATCATATTCTGTTAACCATTAAAGATGATGGTGCGGGTATGAATGCTGAAAAACTGAAAGAGATAGCGATTAAACGTGGCGTTCTTGATGTCGATGCTGCTGCAAGAATGTCAGATAAAGAAGCTTTTAGTTTGATTTTTGCTCCTGGTTTTTCTACCAAAACAGAAATATCAGAAGTATCAGGCCGTGGTGTTGGTATGGATGTTGTTAAAACCAAGATCACCCAATTAAATGGTGCTGTTGATATCGACTCAGAAATGGGTGTAGGCACCATTTTGGAAATAAAAGTGCCACTAACGTTAGCAATACTACCAACGTTAATGGTTGTTGTTGGTGCGCAAACGTTTGCATTACCACTTGCGGCAGTTAATGAGATATTTCATTTAGATTTAACTAAAACAAATAACGTTGATGGTCAGTTAACTGTCATTGTTCGTGAAAAAGCCATTCCATTATTTTATTTAGATCAATGGCTTGTTAGAAACTATGAAAATAAAAGCCGTGAACAAGGCCATGTGGTTATAGTGCAATTAGGAAATCAACAAGTTGCTTTTGTTGTTGATCGATTGATTGGACAAGAGGAAGTTGTCATTAAACCACTTGATAGACTATTACATGGAACTCCTGGTATGGCTGGAGCAACTATTACGAGTGATGGTGGTATTGCATTAATTATAGATATTCCCAATATGTTAAAATTCTATGCGAAAAAATCACCAGTAAATAGAAAGCTGCATTCATAA
- a CDS encoding ParA family protein, producing MEVWAVANQKGGVGKTTTTIALAGLLAECGKKVLLVDTDPHASLSYYFGIESEDLDLSVYDLFAQVSSKEQILQSLCPTQYNNIDILPATMGLATLDRSLGARSGMGLVLKKAMSKLSQNYDYVLIDCPPILGVLMVNALAASDRIIVPVQTEFLALKGLERMIKTMDMMAVEQDKPFNYTVVPTMFDKRTKASLLAYKHLQEMYKDNIWPNVIPVDTNFRNASLAQKVPSHFAPNSRGVFSYKNLLSYLLKSAQRSIK from the coding sequence TTGGAAGTTTGGGCTGTAGCAAATCAAAAAGGCGGTGTAGGTAAAACAACTACTACTATTGCTTTAGCTGGTTTATTAGCTGAGTGTGGTAAAAAAGTATTGCTTGTAGATACGGATCCGCATGCCTCCTTAAGTTATTATTTTGGTATTGAATCTGAAGATTTAGATTTAAGCGTTTATGATTTATTCGCTCAAGTGTCTTCGAAAGAGCAAATTTTACAAAGCTTATGTCCGACACAATATAATAATATTGACATATTACCGGCCACTATGGGGTTAGCAACATTAGATCGATCACTAGGTGCAAGAAGTGGTATGGGTTTAGTGCTAAAAAAAGCAATGTCAAAGCTGTCACAAAATTATGACTATGTTTTAATCGATTGCCCACCAATTCTTGGTGTACTAATGGTTAATGCACTCGCAGCGTCAGATAGAATAATAGTACCAGTACAAACAGAGTTTTTAGCTTTGAAGGGGTTAGAGCGTATGATTAAAACTATGGATATGATGGCAGTAGAGCAAGATAAACCTTTTAACTATACTGTTGTGCCAACCATGTTTGACAAGCGAACTAAAGCATCACTATTAGCTTATAAGCACTTACAAGAAATGTATAAAGATAACATTTGGCCAAATGTTATACCTGTTGACACAAATTTTAGGAATGCGAGTTTAGCACAAAAGGTACCTTCACATTTTGCACCAAATTCTAGGGGTGTTTTTTCCTATAAAAATTTATTGAGTTATTTACTGAAATCAGCGCAAAGAAGTATCAAATAG
- a CDS encoding DUF2802 domain-containing protein, with product MSLLAVPIIAVVALIISILCLVIIFILITRHGTKFAVYESQAQTHELLVNSLQSANDNLNATVRDLSLQQEKSLTENTLVSKQLEHRIKSIQSELNSQQDLISQLQTDKGDDKFYSRAIKLAKIGADIDEIVAECELPYAEVEMLISVYQNKVQG from the coding sequence ATGTCTTTGTTAGCAGTACCTATTATTGCTGTTGTTGCACTTATTATTAGTATTTTATGTCTTGTTATTATTTTTATATTAATAACTCGGCATGGTACTAAGTTTGCTGTTTACGAGTCTCAAGCTCAAACTCATGAATTACTCGTGAACAGTTTGCAATCAGCTAATGATAATTTAAATGCAACAGTACGTGATTTATCACTACAACAAGAAAAGTCCTTAACTGAAAATACACTTGTGTCCAAGCAGTTAGAGCATAGAATTAAGTCTATTCAGTCTGAACTGAACTCGCAGCAAGATCTTATATCTCAATTACAAACTGACAAAGGTGATGACAAATTTTACTCTCGTGCAATTAAGTTGGCAAAGATAGGCGCTGACATTGACGAAATAGTGGCTGAATGTGAACTTCCTTATGCAGAGGTTGAAATGTTAATCTCTGTTTATCAAAATAAAGTTCAGGGCTAG
- a CDS encoding flagellar motor protein MotB, whose product MKRSRKRRHNVEHDNVHRWLVSYADYMTLLFALFVVLYAMAMVNEKPFETITESVGKVFQANDKKPKNRGYGDDILNVNTSKSNKKLFGNGLIEEAGPELFDDEKHLVNISSEQIGSNLASLESDLQSALFDLIESGSSQVKIDGDWLEIELNSGLLFPSGSSSVTNSASNILAIVYDVIGDVNNFVRIRGYTDNQVINTEIFSSNWELSVFRATAILRELEKVGIEPARMAIEGYGQYSPTADNTTVEGRAKNRKVVIAISKYGLKKAEVLKTPINDLKEIEVITKAIESSEQKNKVKVIQLPGGGIRITTRNNNENSSEDNIQQDKVRQRNNQQIDDNN is encoded by the coding sequence GTGAAACGGTCGCGCAAAAGAAGACATAACGTAGAGCACGATAATGTTCATCGTTGGTTAGTTTCTTATGCTGATTACATGACACTTCTTTTTGCGTTGTTTGTTGTGCTATATGCTATGGCGATGGTGAACGAAAAACCTTTTGAAACTATTACTGAATCTGTTGGTAAAGTTTTTCAGGCGAATGATAAAAAGCCGAAAAATCGTGGCTACGGCGACGATATTCTCAATGTTAATACGAGTAAATCCAATAAGAAATTATTTGGTAATGGCTTAATTGAAGAAGCGGGACCTGAATTATTCGATGATGAAAAGCATCTAGTAAATATTTCATCTGAGCAAATAGGAAGTAATTTAGCGTCGTTAGAATCTGATTTACAATCGGCACTTTTTGATTTGATTGAATCGGGATCTTCTCAAGTAAAAATTGATGGTGATTGGTTAGAAATAGAACTTAATAGCGGTTTACTCTTTCCAAGTGGTTCATCTTCTGTCACAAATTCAGCGTCAAATATATTAGCCATTGTTTATGATGTTATTGGCGATGTGAATAACTTTGTTAGAATAAGAGGCTATACTGATAATCAAGTAATTAATACTGAAATTTTTTCATCTAATTGGGAGTTATCTGTTTTTCGGGCAACGGCTATTTTACGTGAATTAGAAAAGGTAGGTATTGAGCCTGCTCGAATGGCAATAGAAGGTTACGGTCAATACTCACCAACCGCTGATAACACAACGGTTGAAGGACGAGCGAAAAATAGAAAGGTTGTTATTGCAATATCAAAATATGGCTTAAAAAAAGCAGAGGTATTGAAAACGCCTATCAATGATCTTAAAGAGATTGAAGTAATAACTAAAGCTATTGAGTCAAGTGAACAAAAAAATAAAGTCAAAGTTATTCAATTACCTGGTGGCGGAATTAGAATTACGACACGAAATAACAATGAGAACTCTTCAGAAGATAATATTCAACAAGACAAAGTTCGACAACGTAATAATCAACAAATTGATGATAATAATTAA
- a CDS encoding protein-glutamate methylesterase/protein-glutamine glutaminase: MAYKVLVVDDSSFFRRRVTDILNKDPQLEVIDVAVNGQDAVEKALLLKPDVITMDIEMPVLNGIDAVKKIMAKSPTAILMFSSLTHQGAKATLDALEAGALDFLPKKFSEIAQNSDEAGSLLRQRVIQLAKKGGLSRRRSLREPGTLINRNISSQLSPSTRKPTVPATPINAQKPASSLKVSSGKKYNLLAIGTSTGGPVALQKILTQLPQNFPLPIILIQHMPATFTNAFASRLNTLCKISVKEASDGDVLMPGCAYLAPGGRQMIITGTEQNAKIKIIDDNSEKITFKPSVDVSFGSAAKVFGGHVLGVILTGMGADGREGSRMLKTSGATIWAQDEQSCVVYGMPQAVTVAGISQLSLSLDVIPSSILKEIKHG; the protein is encoded by the coding sequence ATGGCCTATAAAGTGCTCGTTGTTGATGATTCAAGTTTTTTTAGACGACGAGTCACTGATATTCTAAACAAAGATCCACAGTTAGAAGTTATTGATGTTGCAGTCAATGGGCAAGACGCAGTAGAGAAGGCTCTTTTACTTAAGCCTGATGTTATTACCATGGACATTGAAATGCCTGTTTTGAATGGCATTGACGCAGTGAAGAAAATAATGGCAAAGTCACCCACCGCTATTTTAATGTTTTCTTCATTAACTCATCAAGGTGCAAAAGCAACGTTGGATGCCCTCGAAGCAGGTGCTTTAGATTTCTTACCTAAAAAATTTAGTGAAATAGCGCAAAATAGTGATGAGGCTGGTAGTCTATTACGACAACGTGTAATTCAACTCGCTAAAAAGGGGGGCCTCTCTAGACGTCGCTCACTAAGAGAACCGGGTACGCTTATTAATCGTAATATAAGCAGCCAATTATCGCCCAGTACTCGAAAACCGACTGTACCTGCAACACCTATAAATGCTCAAAAACCGGCATCTTCACTCAAAGTATCTTCTGGAAAAAAATATAACCTATTAGCAATAGGTACCTCTACTGGTGGACCAGTGGCGTTACAAAAAATATTAACCCAATTACCTCAAAACTTTCCATTACCAATTATATTGATCCAACATATGCCTGCAACTTTTACTAATGCTTTTGCTAGCAGGCTAAATACTTTATGTAAAATTAGTGTTAAAGAAGCCAGTGATGGCGATGTACTTATGCCTGGCTGCGCCTATTTAGCTCCTGGTGGTCGTCAAATGATTATTACAGGCACAGAGCAAAATGCAAAAATAAAGATAATTGATGATAATTCTGAGAAAATCACTTTTAAACCAAGTGTGGATGTAAGCTTTGGCTCTGCTGCTAAAGTGTTTGGCGGCCATGTGTTAGGTGTTATATTAACAGGTATGGGTGCTGATGGCAGAGAAGGCTCTCGTATGTTAAAAACGAGTGGAGCCACAATCTGGGCACAAGACGAACAAAGTTGTGTGGTTTACGGCATGCCACAAGCTGTAACAGTTGCAGGTATTTCTCAATTATCTTTATCTTTAGATGTTATACCGAGTTCAATTCTTAAGGAAATAAAGCATGGATAG
- a CDS encoding MlaA family lipoprotein, which yields MKDSLSQSIRILFIFSFFLLSGCSTTPSAQQGLSDPRDPIEVINRPFWTFTWDYADKYVAKPASEFYTTNMPVFLRTGFYNMALNLNEPASIINNLLQLKMGNAAKATGRFVLNSTIGLFGFYDPASDFEWSTEQEEFGEVLGLYGVGDGPYLVIPGLGPSSVREEVGDYVDRLYWPLAVIDFWPNVVRLGVIGLEKRASIKDQEQLLENSTDSYEFIKNAYFQNMNYRVYDGNPPIIIDEDEEAAIDALLDEFED from the coding sequence GTGAAAGACTCTTTAAGTCAATCTATTCGAATTCTATTTATATTTTCCTTTTTTCTTTTATCTGGATGTTCAACTACCCCTTCAGCTCAACAAGGTTTAAGTGATCCAAGAGATCCTATCGAAGTTATTAATAGACCTTTTTGGACATTCACTTGGGATTATGCAGACAAATATGTTGCTAAACCTGCGTCTGAGTTTTATACCACAAATATGCCTGTTTTTTTAAGAACGGGTTTTTATAACATGGCATTAAACTTAAATGAACCAGCAAGTATTATTAATAACCTATTACAGTTGAAAATGGGAAATGCTGCTAAAGCAACAGGGCGCTTTGTGCTCAACTCAACTATAGGTTTATTTGGTTTCTATGATCCTGCAAGTGATTTTGAATGGTCTACAGAACAAGAAGAATTTGGCGAAGTATTAGGACTTTATGGGGTTGGCGACGGCCCTTATCTTGTTATACCTGGTCTTGGGCCTAGCTCTGTTCGAGAAGAGGTGGGTGATTATGTCGACCGTTTATATTGGCCTTTAGCCGTTATTGATTTTTGGCCAAATGTCGTGCGTTTAGGTGTTATTGGTTTAGAAAAAAGAGCATCAATAAAAGATCAAGAACAATTACTAGAAAATTCAACAGATTCGTACGAATTTATTAAAAACGCCTATTTTCAAAATATGAATTATCGTGTGTATGATGGTAATCCACCGATTATTATTGATGAAGATGAAGAAGCTGCAATAGATGCACTTTTAGACGAATTTGAAGATTAA